A stretch of DNA from Drosophila virilis strain 15010-1051.87 chromosome 5, Dvir_AGI_RSII-ME, whole genome shotgun sequence:
cacgctctctctctctctctctctctacccGCTCATGGCTCGTTGGCGCATTTCAAAGCTTGGCGCGGATTTTTGTTTGCCCAAGCGCTTTAAATTAAACGTGTGAAACTCCGCACAGgggcgactgctgctgctgcctgtgaGGTCCTGCTCAAAGGTTGATTTACCTTTGATTTATTGTGTATACTGtaccatataaatatatatgtgtatatacatatatatgtagccAGTGCTGACATTGAAGTAAGTTTCTCAAGCGTATACCAGCTATTGTGCCCAAAACCCCAAGCACACAGTTCCAGGCCTTAAGTAGCTTTCGGTTTCAAGTGCTCAGCCCGGGAAGGGAGCAATCTTGCCGAGCACACACCCAACCATCAGCTGGATACCCCATTAATAGACGCTCCAATGAGCGTCCACGTTTTAGGCAAGTCAAGGCTAAAGTAATTAAAGATGGCACAAGTCGATCGTTGAAATGTTTGAAAAAGTCTGTTTAATGGTACAGGGTGTGACCAGGCCCAAATAAAGCTATTTGTGTTTGATTCGTGGTTTCAGATAAAACTATTCAATTAGAGCAATAAAAACTGTGTTTACCTTAATTTTTCAACGTTTTAGAAGAAATCAATttagagtgctctagtcgggagtgttcCACTGTGAGAAATAGCTTAAGCTCAGCGTCAAGTTGCgtttgcaaacattttaacTTTCTTTTatatgcacaaacacaaaatcGAAAAGTCTTGCggtaaaattgaaaaaagtatGGCCAAATATGTGTAAATACACAAAGCCCAAATTTATGCCTACAAAAAACAGTGTGTCTTGTTCTTTTAAGCTCTGATATATGCTAAACAAACCGCATATCGATACATTTTCATATCGATTCCATGCAATTGGGacatgttatcgataattaaaAACAGATTTTATCAGCGCTCAAGTCGCCATCTTACAAAAGTTCTTCAGAaaaaaactattattattGCAATAGTTAATTTATGATTTAAGGGCTGCCAGTTTAAAAATGCTCAAGTCGAAAACTGTGCAATACTTAATCCCAAGACATTAAGCCGCTGCCTAAGCCAAAAATTGTGCAGCTTTAGtatttcttttgtattttttttttttaaccatttgtaattgcatttagacacacgcacacacacatatgcatacttCTTAGTATTCGGTTTTCAGCTTGGCGGGATTAGTGCCACTAATTGCCGATGCtgcgctgcctctgctgctgctgccgctggcaaATGACGCTGCAATCTTGTTAAATGCGCAGCGAGacttaaaaatcaattatggATGCGCAAGCGGCGCATTTATGGCACGCAAGGTGTTTAGAACAGGTAGAATACGGGATTGATGTGCACCTGTAATGGCTTAGTATTGACCTTGTCGCTAGTCTCTTTACCTGTTGgctacaaaattattttattggcTTTTCcccagcaacaatagcaaatgcaataaaatttcaagttgttggccattttcaaagaaagcaaagacaacaacaaaacataacaCGAAAATGGAGAGAGCGCGGCTGCATGTgactgtgtgtctgtgtgtgtaggtgtgggAGCGCgcgcgagagagtgagagagcgcaAGCCGAGCTTAACGCTTtgtaatatgtatgtatatataagacaACAATGCGCTTTCATATGAGAAACTGGCaagaaaaataactaaaaaggGCTGTTGAAAACAGGTGGGAAATGAATATATGCAAAACACGCAAAGCaaacatacaacaaaataaagtctagaacaggcaaataaacaaacgcCAACGGTGACGACTGAGTGAGTCAcggtcacacacacacacatgcatagcAAGTGGCAgccagagagacagacagagagagagagagaagacaGCGCCCcaaaacagacggacatatcATGTAAATGTATCGTACGCCTGCCACAGGTCTGTTTGAGGGGCAAGGGGGGAGGGTTTGGGGTCAGCTAATAGTGTTggttaattaataattaaaggGAGACTCACCCGTTGGCAGAATGGCATTGTTCTCGCGTCGCCATGTGATGGTCGGTGTTGGATAACCGCTGGCATAACACTCCATTTGCACCTCGCTGCCCTCGCTGGCCACAATCGATTGAGTTGAATTGTCGGAGATGACGGGCGGTCGACGCACCGATAGCTTCACACTGGCGCTCACCTTGTGCACGGTGGAGATGACCACCTGACAGGTGTAGGTGCCCGCATCTGTTTCCTGTATGTCCTTGATCTGCAGCTTGTATGTGGAAGAGTTGGGATCGTAGCGCAGCGAGAAGCGCGAATCTTTAATCACAAGCGTTGAGCCCGTTGAGAGGAAGACGGCATCTGAGTCTGTCTTGAGGAAGAGCACATTATATTCTTTGGCATACTGCACCGAGCAGTCGAATTCAACAGTGCCGCCAATATCCTTGATCTGCTCCTGCGTAATGTACGAAATTGTGGGCGTTCTCTGCGCCTGTGCGTGCGTGGCGAGtgcaatcagcagcagcagcagtgcatGCCACAAATTGTTAATCTTCAGGTGCTCAGCTTGCCACATTCTTGTGCTTTTTGGAGtacagaaatataaatatatatatattgcaccACACCCTACGGCTGATTATTTGTACGTCGGCTGCAACAGTAAATTTTAAACTGTTGAAGAAAAGCTGCCGCTGAGCTATTTGGCGCTGCGCTCTGGGACGCCCGAAGACGTGaccaaacaaaaatagttAGCTTTGGCTCTTTTCGTTGCACGGCACAGCGCGGATGCTGTTCGCTAGACACACACTTGTTAGCTCGCTCTAAGCTGGTTTTTCTCGACTCTcggtatgcgtgtgtgtgtgcgcgcgcgcgctctTACTCTCTTTCACTGATGTCTGTGTAAGCCGAGTTTACTAATTTATACTTTTAAGCACACGCGAGAGCCACAACAAATTTAAGACGTCCGCACGATTCGACTGTCACAACACAAATGATTCGAGTGAGGCGCGCCGCAGCCGGCGCTTGCGTAAATGATACACCACTGTTAACCCGCCGTTAACAGGTTCTGTTATGTTATACTTAACAGCACCGGCTGTGCGCGCATTTTGCGTCACTGTTATTGCAACTCATTTATGCGTTAATGTTAACTAACATAATTGCGTTAACAGAATGTTATAAACGTgcttatcgataactatctTGTAAGGCGGgctatttttcatttttaaataaatcaaattactATCTATGTTtagaattgtttaaaatgtatttttatttacttttctccttttttttgtaatattctTCATTATTCAGTGGTTATTTATGTATAATGTCTATAAATGTctgattttgtttatcatCTCTTTGTTCTTCATCTTTCTGTGCTGGTTGTATGCATTgcgattatattttataacatttttgtatgaatGCATATTATAAATTGATATTAATAGTAATTTAAATAGCATCGACATAACATTGGATACCTTAATGTCGAATAACTTTTCAAAACTCGAAATAAAACTCaaacataaaatgcaatatCCAAAATATTGTATAAACTTTGGAAAGTCCGCgtcatattatatatgttcatAATTTCACGTAGTTCCTGGCTAAAGATTTCGTACTtcatgttattattatatcgTATATCAAAgtgtttgtttaaatatttattgtactGCTGTCCTCTTTGGGGAAGTATAAGGAATCAGCATTTAGAATTTGATTTTAGTTTTACGTTCTTTTTTTCAACAAGTCGCTAGTTGCTAAGTacataaatgtgtatatagtatttgtatttgtatttgtattatgtGTTTGATTTTCATTCTTGTTAAATATGTAATAAATAGTTGCACAACTCCAACGTGCAATAAAGCGCATTCAAAAAAGAAATCCAGCTAAACATAACGATAGAGATTCAAGAGAATTGCGACTTCAAATGCAAGTCttataaaatttttcaatttttgttacaTAGATTTCCTGTTCACAAATCAATGTGTACGTATCTACGTATagaagtatatatttatggataaatatatatatatatatatatatatgtgtatgcccgccaaaataaattataatgctTTATAAGATAGTACAGACTAAAGtagtcaataaataaattgctcTAGATCAACATAAGtgttaagtttttaaaaagCTAAGCGCCGATCCGCActaagtgtatatatttatatatatatatatgttccaACGTTGGATCCACAgcgtgtttttttgttttttttttgtttgtattttccatttatatatatattttttctttagttattttGTGAATTGAGACTCCATTGTGCAAACTGCTCCTGCCATTGGCTATTCGCATTtgcctgaaaaacaaattcagaAATTATTAgaaaagcacacaaaaaataaattaaatattttttttatataaagtaAGGTAAATAGCTACCCAAACGCTACGCTGTGGCATGCAAATATATCAAAGAGTGGAAATAAAAACAGatatgccataaatatatagagtATAAATCGGTTTACAACTACACAAGCTACAtatatagtaaatatatatatatttattgttgtttacgTTTATATTTGAGTGCATGTTTTGtggaaacgaaaaaaaaaaacaaatacaaaaccaacaacaataaaaagaaaaacaaaaatacatcaaTAATTGGCTCTATAAGGATTTCAATGCGAAATCCTTTACCTTTTCATTCCATTCGGGATTATAGGATTGAGTTTCATCAAAATCTGAAATTGTATCAATTTGCATAAGAATCAGTTTTATTTCAAAGCTTAACCCAAAACAAAGCTAAACCTTCTTCTGTTTATCTTTTAACGAGCAACCAACACGAACagtctaaatatatatagatacattaAGATATTATCTCTAGATACATTGGAGTTCTGAATGTGCCGCATGAGAGATGCCAAATGGACGGAGTTGAGTGGAGGACACGACAGAGATTCAGCGGCGGGCGGGGGTACTCGGAACTGATTTGCATCGATGAAGTCGCATTCTAGCTAAGCCAGACtagcagatatatatatatatatatatatatatatatatatatatatatatatatatatatttatatgaggacATGTGTGACGCATGGAGAGTAGAAGACAGCGGCGTAGTCAAGGCGCATTTAAGGGGGGGTTTAATAGaaccatatatattttcgataaaagtgaaattgaaatgcaaagtTTCGTATAAAGTATAGAGTCTAGAGTCTagtttatatagatatagaatatagatatAGTTTAGAGTAGAGAGATTGAGCCTGTTCTCTATAGGTTAATGGAACTTGAACTAAAAAGATCCCAGCTGTGGGTTCGAACCTCAGGCTGGAtttgtaatattattattgcatAAGTCTGTCCAGCTGGCTGATTTCTTCGAAGCTCGAGACGTGTAAAAGTGTATAAGGTCTGTTGGCTATATCCATATTCAGATCTTAGCATATAAATGACTGAAGATCTTCAAAGATTGTGCCTACATATATAATCCAGTCCAGCCGTAAACAGAGTCTTGATTGTGCACAAGATTGTAAACAGTTTGGTTAactatttatttcaaataaatccCTCTTATAAACAGCTCGACTACGCCACTGGAAAGATGTTGAACTACGAATGAATCAGATTTGTGGAAATAGATAGAATCGCGATTTAAGCTGAAAGTGAAGCGAATGTCAAAGAACTGGCAACTACATTTGAGATGAGCGAAAGgcatacaataaaatatattttatataaatatatatatttgcatatcaaAATTTTACCTGAACAACGCGTGAAcctacaaaaatgtttttcaattctcttgtttttgtttttttatatattcaaactaTATTTCATAATGTAAGCGTGCATTATCAACTGCAGCTCATCGATTGTCTCACCGATCTCGTGCAGTGCCGGAAACCCGGCCTCGTCGTCGTCGATAAAGAGCTCGGGATGGTGGCGATAGGCGAGCAGGCGATTTAGCTGGGACTGCTCCTCGCTCTGGCCGAAATTATAATCGAATTCATCATCGAAGGGATCTGTATaaaggggcgtggcagcttCAGGAGCGGCAGCACCCTCGCACTCAAGATCCTCGTCGGTGCGAAAGATCTCCTCGTAAGCCAGACAATCGCAGTCGCCGCAGCCGGCCGGAACGGATTCGCGGCCCTCGATGTGGCGATACTCTTGAAATGGGATTCGTTCGTATGGATACGAGagaggtattttttttttgatttttttttttttttttggtagtgaaagtaaaaatgttaaacaatAAAGAACAACTGAATTGCACATTCAACATTTGCAGCAATTTTTCTTATGCCGTCTATTTGGGAAAtaatctataagaaaaataacagaaaatgttgagaaaaaccaaaaaatcaaaaaaaaactagaggAAAGGGGGGAGGGTAGAGAGTTGGTCGCAACGACGAAGGACGGAAACGGAGTCGACGTGAAGGACTTACCCAAAGGCATAATGAAACGAGCCGGCGGCAAGAATTGTTCTGAAAAAGGACAAGGACAACGAACAAGGAAAAGCAcaaagaacacacacacagcaaagcatagacacagagagaaagagagagagcgtgttagaaagagagagagagatagagaatATTCCATATATTAGTTAGGTGCGAGTGGGTGTGGCAGTGGCCAGTGGACTCTAAAAGCGGGGTGCTTCAACTAATTTggtgccaaaaataaataaatctaacACAGCTCTAAAAACGAGTGCAAATTGCAGGTGCAAGTTCTAGGCCATATCTCTATATagatatctctatatatatagatagatttTATACACATTCTATAttccaagcagcagcagagcgagcgagcgagtggGCGTTGGTTTCAGGCGGGAAATAAGATCTCGATTTggtttcgatttcgattttttttttttgtcagggTTATTCCCGCGATTTACCTGCATTCAGATCGCTGACCATTGTCGAAATGGCCGACGTTATGTTGTCGGCAGTCGCGTTCAGCTCCGCGTCGGCATTGGGATTGGCATTCAATATGGGCGGCGGGGCTGTGAAgccatatacatgtatatatatatatataaaagcgaGAGATATTGTTTGGGATGAGCCAAGCTTCTGTGCTTCACAGAGCTGCAAGCGTATCACGAATTACGATCGATTGATTATCGATCTAATTATCAAAGGCATTCAGTCAATAGCAATTGAAAATAATCGCTGATATGTCACGTATTAGGAGTCTTCTCGAAAATCTCttttaaattccatttaattgatttacgAATCGAATGATCGATCGATTAATTATTGACATAATTATCTAAGCATTCAGACGATTGCAATTGGAAATGATCGCTTTTTTCACTTAAATATGTCTAAAAATGATTCTTTTTGAGAATCTCTTTTAAATTCGGATTAATTGTTTTAGGAATTACGATTAATCGTTATCGATATAATTATCATTACTCGAACTCAGATCCTAGTTGTTCTAATGCTTTACCGAGGATCGCCTTTTAAGATTATAATAGAATTTATTCCATATTGAATCACGCACGAATGCCTGATCGTGACACGCGAGCAGCTTCCAAGCGAAGTGTGTGTTGGTCAGTGAACAGTGTTGGGCAGTGGCAAGTGAGGGCGGTGTTCAGTGAGCGTAAGAGcgtaaagagagagagcgagagatggATAAACCTAACGACCAATTTGTGATGCAGTCAACCTAAACAAAGGCAACAGTTACACTTTAATCCAACccaacccaaacccaaacccaaacccaaagcGAATCCCTAGTAGATCCTTGGGCTACAGGCGCAGGCAATACTCACTTGCACTGCCGTTGGCGGCAAAGGCGCTACGCATGTCGCTGCTGATCTGGTTGAGCTGCTCCAGCTGGCTCTGGCTGAAGGGTCCGTGGCCGAGGCCCGGCGAGGATTGACTTTGCtgtgccgcctgctgctgctgctgctgctgcaacagctgttgctgtgtGGAGCGCAGCATCGgatgctgttgcagctgttgcaactGCTGGGCATGCAGGGCGCTCATCGGCGTGGTGCCCAGGACGCCAGCTGATGTTGTCGCCGTGCCACCTGGCATGGGCGGCGATTTGCCGGATCGTGGACTGGAATTGGGCGTGGAGCGCGGCGAGGCAGTCTGTTGATTCTTGAGCATGCGCATCAGGCCCTCCAGCTGTTCCATCAGTTGCCGCCGCGAATCCTGCAGCGCGCCCAAATGCCCCTCCAACTCGCCCTTGCGCTGCCGCAGGGCGCGCAGCTCATTGATCAGCGCCGGATTCTCGGGCGCCATTTGCTCAGTCTCCTGCTGGCGGCGCAGGCGCGCGATTTCGCGCATTATCTCCTTGTTCTTCGACTCCAGCTGGGCGATGAGCTCGCGCTGCGCACGCGAATTATCCGTGCCAATGGGCGTGATGCTCTCCGCATTGGGCATGTTGGAGGgctgcgagagagagagggcagaGTTTAAGTCgagatatagatatgtattTAACTGGTACTTACAGCGCGATTCTCCTGGGCCAGGCGCGCGGCATAGCGTGCAATCAGGCGATGCTCCTCATCGTTGGCCGAGGCGGCCGCTACGCGGGACATGGTCGTGTCCAGGCTGCGTCCGGTGGCGCGCGAATCCAGCGTACTGGAACGATCAAAGATGCCCGGATGTCCGGGCCCCGGACCAGAGCCGGAACCGGGACCGGGACCGTGCAAGTGGCCTAGCGTTGGATCGGAGAAGCCATTGTGCGAGGGTAACGGCGATGGCGGCACAATGTGCGATAAATTGAGTGTCTTTTCGGGCTGGTCGGGGAATCGTGGCAACACTTGCGTCGTCTTCTCGGGCACACACCGAAAGCTCTTGCGCAAGGAGTGACCAATCTGTTTGCTGGGCGACTTGTAGCTCGAGTACTCCTTGACCTCGTGATCGTTCTGATGGTTCAGTGATGTCTTGCCATGCCAAAAGCACTCCTGGCACAATTGGTAGGCGTGACACCGCTGACAACGATAACGAAATCCGGTAAAGTTTTCCTTATGGCAAACAGAACAGATCGTCGGATGCACAATTGTCTCAACCGTGGCCAGCCGATGCAATAACGGCAGCCAGACGAGACACGATGGCCCCGGTTCGGACATAAGTGTTGCCATGAAATCATTCACGGTGACCTTATTCTCGGCCGGAAATATCTCCTCCTCCAGCCCGTCCTTATAGTGGAATGTGGGCGACTCATAAACAGCCGCCGGCAGCGCCAATACCTCACGCAAAAATTCACCCAGCTTCCAGGCAACCAGCTGTCCAGCGCCATCCGAAATCTGTGAAAAGATATCTGCCGAGGGAGTAGAAGGAATCAGTTTAGGGTCTAGGTTGTATTTAGTTACTCACATCTGAGCTTGTCCACCAGCTTGCCGGAGCACATGGTGGCCAGCGCCACCTTAATGGAAAACACGCGTATTTTGCCCGAGTTGTCGCTGCAATGGGAAGAGAATTAGCTGTCGGATCTAACAGTTACTTCAAGTACTCCCACCTGGTGtaggcagccagcagccagttgAGCAAGAGACCCGCCTTCGAGTCCACGGGCACCTGCTGTGCGGTGGGCAGACGCTTGTTCAGATTGTGATAGAGCGAGGAGACGAGCGTCTCCAGACGCGCCACGCTCACATCGCTCTGCGGCTCCAACGTGTTCAGGCCATTCTCACGGAACGCCTCGATCACATTCCAAATGTccaccaaatgcaaattggTCGACTTTTGTATGTAGCGCAACTTCGAGGCGGTCCGATACGAGGCAAAGCGTATCGAGTCGAAGGTCTGTAGGCGCAGATCCTGCAATATGGCCACGCGCGGCTCCAGCTCCATCATCATGAATCGCACAAAACGAGCTCAACTCTGCAAGGGatgattaaaaaaaagaaagagttATAAGCAACAACGATATTCAAACGGATGAGCTTGATCTTCTCTGCATCTCGCAGTTTGTTTGAAATATGTCTTTATCAATAACTTCGGAgcttattgtccgatctttatgacaTTTTCAGACCTTAAATATGGCATAATTAGGTATATATATGCCATGTTCCAAGGCTCTCCTACTCTATACGAGAAGCTGCCTACCCAGTTCTTCGAATTGTGTCTGAAAAAACCTGTTCCCAACTCgagatttctttaaattaagaaaatgatTTGAGAAATTCAAAGAGAATGTTATAAATGATTTCAGCATGTTCTGCATTTGCTTGTATTATTTCAGATCCCAACTctgtagttttttgttgtttccgaaattgaattaattccAATAAAGCTTTC
This window harbors:
- the Lac gene encoding lachesin encodes the protein MWQAEHLKINNLWHALLLLLIALATHAQAQRTPTISYITQEQIKDIGGTVEFDCSVQYAKEYNVLFLKTDSDAVFLSTGSTLVIKDSRFSLRYDPNSSTYKLQIKDIQETDAGTYTCQVVISTVHKVSASVKLSVRRPPVISDNSTQSIVASEGSEVQMECYASGYPTPTITWRRENNAILPTDSATYVGNILRIKSVKKEDRGTYYCVADNGVSKGDRRNINVEVEFAPVITVPRPRLGQALQYDMDLECHIEAYPPPAIVWTKDDIQLANNQHYTVSHFATADEYTDSTLRVITIEKRQYGDYVCKATNRFGDAEARVNLFETIIPVCPPACGQAYYGGAEHMATSASSLALLGILMALLYTR